From Agrobacterium tumefaciens, a single genomic window includes:
- a CDS encoding 2,3-butanediol dehydrogenase, protein MRALRFHAAKDLRIEDIAEPEKPGPGQVVVRNRFVGICGTDLHEYSYGPIFIPKEPHPFTGAHGPQVLGHEFGGVVEAVGEGVSNVKVGDRVSIQPLVMPRSGDYFSDRGLFHLSPELALVGLSWIGGGMAQAALVNDYNVQKIPDDMTDEEAALVEPTAVAVYACDRGGVTAGNSVLVTGAGPIGMLTLLAARAAGAAQLFVSDLNDKRLDYAREILPDVITINPKRDNVGDVVRSRTEGNVGCDVAIECVGNEHALKACVDAVRKQGVVVQTGLHPHENPLDWFQVTFRDLEVKGSWAYPTHYWPRVIRLIASGLLPASKVVTKRITLDTAVKEGFDALLDPAGTHLKILIDLSK, encoded by the coding sequence ATGCGCGCGCTCAGGTTTCATGCGGCCAAGGATCTGCGGATCGAAGATATTGCCGAGCCGGAAAAGCCGGGTCCCGGTCAGGTCGTTGTCCGCAACAGGTTCGTCGGAATATGCGGAACAGATCTTCATGAATATAGCTACGGCCCAATTTTCATTCCCAAAGAACCACATCCGTTTACCGGCGCCCATGGTCCCCAGGTCCTCGGCCACGAATTTGGTGGTGTTGTCGAGGCAGTTGGTGAGGGCGTAAGCAACGTCAAGGTGGGCGATCGCGTTTCGATCCAGCCACTCGTCATGCCCCGGTCCGGTGACTATTTCTCGGATCGCGGATTGTTTCACCTTAGCCCTGAATTGGCCCTGGTCGGTTTGAGCTGGATCGGTGGAGGGATGGCGCAAGCTGCGCTCGTCAATGACTATAACGTCCAGAAGATCCCGGATGACATGACGGATGAGGAGGCAGCCCTGGTTGAGCCAACCGCCGTTGCCGTCTACGCCTGCGATCGCGGTGGCGTCACCGCCGGCAATAGTGTGCTGGTCACTGGAGCCGGACCGATCGGCATGCTGACCCTGCTTGCTGCGCGTGCCGCCGGTGCCGCACAGCTTTTCGTTTCAGACCTCAACGATAAACGTCTCGACTACGCACGAGAGATTTTGCCCGACGTCATTACCATCAATCCCAAGCGCGACAACGTTGGTGATGTCGTTCGTTCCCGGACCGAGGGCAATGTCGGTTGTGATGTCGCCATTGAATGCGTCGGCAACGAACACGCGTTGAAGGCATGTGTGGACGCGGTGCGCAAGCAGGGTGTCGTCGTTCAAACCGGCCTGCACCCGCACGAAAACCCGCTCGACTGGTTCCAGGTCACTTTCCGCGATCTGGAGGTTAAGGGCTCATGGGCCTATCCCACACATTATTGGCCCAGGGTGATCAGGCTGATTGCCTCTGGACTGCTTCCGGCGAGCAAGGTCGTCACCAAACGCATCACGCTGGATACCGCCGTCAAAGAGGGGTTTGATGCCTTGCTTGATCCGGCCGGAACGCATCTCAAGATCCTGATCGATCTCTCGAAGTAA
- a CDS encoding response regulator transcription factor — MFPDERQKAFVAKIRLLFLPFRYSAAKRLDKMTAHAPTHILIVDDDLEIRSLLAKYLGSQGFRVSAAADRREFEERISSSDPDLIVLDVMLPDGSGLDICRDLQGRKTRTPVILLTALKEDVDRIVGLEIGADDYLGKPFNPRELTARIKAVLRRSGTQEPAAPGANVYSFADFFADPEQRSVTRTNGEKIDLTGAEFDLLKVFLDRPGRLLSRDQILDLTQGRDRGPFDRSIDVLMSRLRKKLDMDDAPPIFKTVRNGGYQMTVSVKSQPVQR, encoded by the coding sequence ATGTTTCCCGACGAGCGTCAGAAAGCTTTCGTTGCAAAAATCCGGCTTTTATTTCTGCCGTTTCGATATAGTGCCGCCAAAAGGTTGGATAAAATGACGGCTCACGCACCCACTCACATATTGATTGTTGACGACGATCTCGAAATTCGCTCGCTTCTTGCAAAATACCTTGGTTCGCAGGGCTTCAGGGTCTCTGCGGCAGCGGATCGCCGCGAATTTGAAGAACGTATTTCGAGCTCTGATCCGGATCTCATCGTTCTGGATGTCATGCTGCCAGACGGTTCCGGCCTCGATATCTGCCGGGACCTTCAGGGCCGCAAGACACGCACACCTGTTATACTTCTCACAGCGTTGAAAGAGGACGTGGACCGTATCGTCGGACTTGAAATCGGCGCAGACGACTATCTCGGCAAACCCTTCAACCCACGTGAACTGACAGCCCGCATCAAGGCGGTGCTTCGCCGTTCAGGTACCCAGGAGCCTGCTGCACCAGGTGCAAACGTCTATAGCTTTGCCGATTTTTTTGCTGACCCTGAACAGCGCTCGGTTACACGCACGAATGGCGAAAAGATCGATCTGACAGGTGCCGAGTTTGATCTGTTGAAAGTATTTCTGGACAGGCCTGGTCGTCTGCTTTCACGCGACCAGATCCTTGACTTGACGCAAGGCAGGGACCGCGGACCGTTTGACCGGTCGATCGACGTCCTGATGAGCCGCCTGCGCAAAAAGCTGGATATGGATGATGCTCCGCCCATTTTCAAAACTGTCCGAAACGGCGGTTACCAGATGACCGTATCCGTTAAATCCCAACCGGTGCAGCGATGA
- the macB gene encoding MacB family efflux pump subunit codes for MGEPLIALKAVNREYPSGDGTISVLKNVNLTIEAGEMVAIVGASGSGKSTLMNILGCLDRPTSGTYAIAGQETANLDADALSALRREHLGFIFQRYHLLGELSALGNVEIPAIYAGQSQAGRKSNAAKLLNRLGMGARLDHRPGQLSGGQQQRVSIARALMNDAGIILADEPTGALDSTSGEEVLRILSELHAEGRTVVIVTHDMAIARRADRIIEISDGVIISDRSERDNAKNRVVSGALAAKLEPASEGGLSGIWSSLKEAFRMALLSMRAHKLRTFLTMLGIIIGIASVIGVVALGQGSQQRVLQNISSLGTNTLEIFAGKDFGDIRSGKITTLVVSDADALAGQPYVAAVTPTVSTSSTVRFGAKEANALVNGVSDQYFAAKGTKLSEGRFFDAASVREKAQDVVIDENTRKSLFADFTGSPVGQVILIGKVPARIVGVTQAQQGGFGSSQNLSLYLPYTAVQSRFLGSLSLRSITVQVSDDVEASLAEQAVTSLLTQRHGTKDFYILNTDDIRETITSTTRTMTILIAAIAVISLLVGGIGVMNIMLVSVSERVSEIGVRMAVGARRSDILRQFLIEAVLVCIIGGSLGILGGLGFGAAFSLFSSNFALVYSGTSIVAAFVCSTLIGVVFGYLPARNASRLDPVAALSSG; via the coding sequence ATGGGCGAGCCACTCATTGCGCTTAAGGCGGTTAACCGCGAATACCCCTCCGGAGATGGCACGATCAGCGTGCTCAAGAATGTTAATCTGACGATCGAGGCCGGTGAAATGGTCGCCATCGTCGGAGCGTCCGGTTCCGGCAAGTCGACGCTGATGAATATTCTTGGCTGCCTCGACCGGCCGACCTCCGGAACCTATGCGATAGCTGGTCAGGAAACGGCCAATCTCGACGCGGATGCATTGTCAGCGCTCAGGCGCGAACATCTGGGGTTCATCTTTCAGCGCTATCACCTTCTCGGCGAACTGTCGGCACTCGGCAACGTGGAGATCCCTGCGATCTATGCGGGGCAATCCCAGGCTGGACGCAAAAGCAATGCTGCGAAGCTGTTAAACCGCCTCGGTATGGGCGCGCGACTGGATCATCGCCCGGGCCAACTCTCCGGCGGGCAGCAACAGCGCGTTTCCATCGCCCGTGCCTTGATGAATGACGCCGGTATTATCCTGGCTGACGAGCCGACAGGCGCTCTCGACAGCACGAGCGGCGAGGAAGTGCTGCGCATCCTCAGCGAACTGCACGCCGAAGGGCGCACAGTTGTCATCGTGACCCACGATATGGCAATCGCCAGGCGCGCCGACCGCATTATTGAAATCAGCGATGGGGTAATCATTTCTGATCGCTCGGAGCGCGACAACGCGAAAAATAGAGTTGTCTCGGGAGCCTTAGCCGCGAAACTCGAACCTGCTTCAGAAGGTGGCCTAAGTGGGATCTGGTCATCCCTAAAGGAAGCGTTCCGCATGGCGCTTCTTTCCATGCGGGCGCACAAGTTGCGGACCTTCTTGACGATGCTGGGCATCATCATTGGTATCGCCTCCGTCATCGGCGTTGTTGCGCTTGGGCAAGGATCGCAACAGCGCGTGCTACAGAATATTTCAAGCCTTGGAACGAATACGCTGGAAATCTTTGCAGGCAAGGATTTCGGCGACATTCGGTCGGGAAAAATCACGACATTGGTGGTTTCCGACGCGGATGCCCTTGCAGGCCAGCCCTATGTTGCTGCGGTGACACCTACCGTATCGACATCAAGTACAGTCCGCTTCGGGGCGAAGGAAGCAAACGCGCTCGTCAACGGCGTCAGTGACCAGTATTTTGCTGCCAAGGGCACGAAGCTGTCGGAGGGCCGCTTTTTTGACGCGGCGAGTGTCCGCGAAAAGGCACAGGACGTCGTAATTGACGAAAATACCCGTAAGTCGCTCTTTGCCGACTTCACCGGTAGCCCTGTCGGGCAGGTCATTCTGATCGGCAAGGTTCCAGCCCGTATTGTTGGTGTGACCCAGGCACAGCAGGGCGGCTTCGGTTCGAGCCAGAACCTGTCGCTCTATCTCCCATACACCGCCGTCCAGTCCCGGTTTCTCGGCAGTCTTTCATTGCGCAGTATCACGGTACAGGTGAGCGACGATGTAGAGGCGTCATTGGCGGAGCAAGCGGTGACGTCCCTTTTGACACAACGCCACGGCACCAAGGATTTCTATATTCTCAACACTGACGACATAAGGGAAACGATCACCAGCACCACGCGGACCATGACGATCCTGATTGCTGCCATCGCGGTGATTTCTCTTCTCGTAGGCGGCATAGGTGTCATGAACATCATGCTCGTGTCAGTGTCAGAGCGTGTCTCCGAAATCGGCGTCAGGATGGCCGTCGGGGCACGCCGCAGCGATATTTTAAGGCAATTCCTGATCGAGGCTGTACTCGTCTGCATCATCGGAGGATCCCTCGGCATTCTCGGCGGCCTCGGGTTCGGAGCAGCTTTCAGCCTCTTCAGCAGCAATTTTGCCCTTGTCTACTCGGGGACCTCGATCGTCGCGGCCTTTGTTTGCTCAACCCTGATTGGCGTCGTCTTCGGTTACCTGCCGGCTCGCAACGCATCCCGTCTCGATCCGGTCGCGGCACTGTCGTCTGGCTGA
- a CDS encoding efflux RND transporter periplasmic adaptor subunit gives MKTARKTGAFIALAILAAGGFWISSQYSSAATPIVMTAAVTRGDVEQTVLATGTLKPSRLVAVGAQASGRITAVKIALGDVVKAGDLIAEIDSVTQLNSLRTAKAALANVKAQRLEKEATLLLNNQSLARQKDMASKNTTSRADLESAAAALAVTEAQIQALDAQIEEAQVAVETAQANLDYTKITAPIAGTVLSIVSQEGQTVNATQSAPTIVILGQLDNMTVRTEISEADITRVQPDLPVYFTVLGEPNRRYEATLASIEPAPESVRSDSSFSSSSSSTSSSSSSSSTSSSEAIYYNGVFNVPNPDGKLRTYMTAEVHIVLGDAKNVLTIPAAALGAQLGDGAYSVRVLADDGKVVDRKVETGLNNKVTVEVRSGLAEHERVVTGEASSQVTMTAVGGPGGGPPPMGF, from the coding sequence ATGAAAACGGCACGCAAGACAGGCGCGTTCATCGCGCTCGCGATCCTCGCGGCAGGCGGCTTCTGGATCTCTTCGCAATATAGCAGTGCTGCGACACCAATTGTCATGACGGCTGCGGTGACGCGAGGAGATGTTGAGCAGACTGTACTTGCGACCGGCACTTTAAAGCCATCTCGCCTGGTTGCCGTCGGCGCCCAGGCCTCAGGCCGCATTACGGCAGTCAAGATCGCCCTTGGCGACGTTGTCAAAGCGGGTGATCTGATTGCCGAGATTGATTCCGTAACACAGCTGAACAGTCTCAGGACCGCGAAGGCGGCACTTGCCAACGTTAAGGCACAGCGCCTTGAAAAAGAAGCAACGCTGCTTCTCAACAATCAAAGCCTTGCCCGCCAAAAAGACATGGCCTCAAAAAATACGACGTCGCGCGCGGATCTGGAAAGCGCGGCCGCTGCTCTTGCTGTCACCGAAGCGCAAATCCAGGCGCTGGACGCGCAGATCGAAGAAGCGCAGGTCGCCGTGGAGACAGCGCAGGCCAATCTCGACTACACAAAGATTACTGCACCGATCGCCGGTACTGTGCTTTCTATCGTCAGTCAGGAAGGCCAGACGGTTAATGCAACGCAATCTGCACCGACCATCGTTATTCTTGGCCAGCTCGATAACATGACCGTTCGTACGGAGATATCCGAAGCCGACATCACCCGCGTTCAGCCAGATCTGCCTGTCTATTTTACCGTGCTCGGAGAACCCAACAGACGCTACGAGGCGACGCTTGCCTCGATCGAGCCTGCGCCAGAGTCTGTGCGCAGCGATTCCAGCTTCAGTTCATCCAGTTCCTCAACGTCGTCGTCTTCCTCATCGAGTTCGACCTCTTCGTCCGAGGCGATCTATTACAATGGCGTTTTCAACGTGCCGAACCCGGATGGGAAGCTTCGGACGTACATGACTGCCGAGGTTCACATTGTCCTAGGAGATGCCAAAAACGTCCTGACCATCCCTGCTGCTGCTCTCGGTGCGCAGCTTGGAGATGGCGCCTATTCGGTTCGTGTCCTCGCCGACGATGGCAAAGTCGTCGACCGCAAGGTCGAAACAGGACTGAACAACAAGGTTACGGTCGAGGTTCGTTCCGGCCTTGCCGAACATGAGCGTGTTGTAACGGGCGAGGCGTCATCTCAGGTCACGATGACTGCAGTCGGTGGCCCAGGTGGTGGACCGCCGCCGATGGGGTTCTGA
- a CDS encoding HAMP domain-containing protein, producing the protein MNSLRNRIAALLIAAIIAVVALATFTAQQTLQPPSPLSTIDPIARLLGLAVTIAEREPALLPDEGLSVQAEPPAGHVDGMLSEFLGKALAIQGNGRAAMVVRVENHPAPVAAVALEKGGWLVAEVPNLGPPPGGWKTFGMWIVLIVLGSALVSIFAARKITRPLDLLENAAESIGPDGSLPHLPETGPGEIRATARAVNTLTARLKTAVESRMRLVAAAGHDLRTPMTRMRLRAEFIEDDAERAKWLADLEELDAIADSAIMLVREEVSQDPVRDVDVGKMLEEITSELGDLGHQDAIDFHKPDNSTVIQAAPHALKRALRNLILNAVTHGKGADIHLTQDDSEVVVIITDDGPGIPEELIGRVFEPFFRVDPARRKSVPGAGLGLAIAKEIIERFGATISIANRKKTGLAQTVIFPKSAK; encoded by the coding sequence ATGAATTCCCTCAGAAACCGGATAGCAGCGCTCCTCATCGCTGCTATCATTGCTGTCGTGGCGCTCGCGACATTCACGGCGCAACAAACTCTGCAGCCACCCTCACCTCTCTCTACGATAGATCCGATCGCGCGCCTCCTTGGATTGGCTGTCACCATCGCAGAGCGCGAGCCGGCATTGCTGCCCGACGAAGGCCTGTCGGTCCAGGCCGAACCACCGGCCGGCCATGTCGACGGCATGCTCTCCGAATTTCTTGGCAAGGCGCTCGCGATCCAGGGGAACGGTCGGGCCGCAATGGTGGTCCGCGTCGAGAACCATCCGGCACCGGTTGCCGCTGTCGCGCTCGAGAAAGGCGGTTGGCTGGTGGCAGAGGTCCCTAATCTTGGCCCTCCTCCCGGCGGCTGGAAAACGTTTGGCATGTGGATCGTGCTGATCGTCCTGGGTAGCGCTCTTGTTTCAATCTTCGCTGCGCGAAAAATCACGCGCCCGCTCGACCTGCTGGAAAACGCGGCGGAGAGCATCGGGCCTGACGGATCTTTGCCACATCTGCCTGAGACAGGTCCGGGTGAAATTCGCGCCACGGCGCGTGCCGTGAACACGTTGACGGCACGCCTCAAGACAGCCGTTGAAAGCCGGATGCGCCTCGTTGCCGCTGCAGGACACGACCTCAGAACACCAATGACCCGCATGCGGCTTCGAGCAGAGTTCATCGAGGATGATGCCGAACGGGCAAAGTGGCTCGCAGATCTCGAAGAACTCGACGCGATTGCCGATAGCGCCATCATGCTGGTTCGCGAAGAGGTCAGTCAGGACCCGGTTCGCGACGTTGATGTCGGCAAGATGCTGGAGGAAATCACCAGCGAACTCGGCGACCTTGGTCACCAGGATGCAATCGACTTCCATAAACCGGATAACTCGACCGTAATCCAGGCTGCTCCGCATGCGCTAAAAAGAGCGCTGCGCAATCTCATCCTGAACGCTGTCACCCATGGGAAGGGTGCCGATATCCACCTGACACAGGATGATAGTGAGGTCGTCGTGATAATCACAGACGATGGACCTGGCATTCCCGAGGAGCTGATCGGACGCGTGTTCGAGCCGTTTTTCCGCGTCGACCCTGCGAGGCGAAAATCAGTCCCGGGTGCAGGACTTGGGCTGGCGATCGCCAAGGAGATTATCGAGCGTTTCGGCGCGACAATCTCGATCGCAAACCGCAAGAAGACGGGCCTGGCGCAAACAGTGATTTTCCCAAAGTCTGCAAAATAA
- a CDS encoding sigma-54-dependent Fis family transcriptional regulator, whose translation MQFADHIREIENVGHGANTGRDDVVVESWRRCLEEYRLDPAKAREAVIVSETRLREHRQQAEDLVHIARSGLERLYRQVAEQNYVLLLSDRQGVTVEFLGDPSFNNNLRKAGLYLGAEWSEPRAGTCAVGACIATGEALTIHQSDHFDMTHTPLSCTAAPIYDMHGSLAAVLDISLLSSPILKASQNMARHLVSSTVRRIELANLMAHSRHDLVLRFAGAPEFLDVDPEAAISLDGGGLITGMTHGGARILASSCGLDWRNIDALIGQPVSRFFEAEVDDLASLTRSRLPQDRRIAVRDGSTLYVHAIEPQQRPIGIKIRRGVPHLSAMDRLGGQTPDIETLRRKVRKLAPTALPILIQGETGTGKEHLARIVHEASGVTGRFVAVNCAAIPEQLIESELFGYLPGAFTGALAKGRKGLIEEAEGGTLFLDEIGDMPLAAQSRLLRVLAEGEVLPVGGLVARKVDFRVMSASHRPLADMIADGRFRSDLYYRLNTALLTLPSLRERSDFHWVVKRLLEKHAPGRGPLSLSSDAETVLSAYQWPGNIRELDNVIAFAGAICENGVIEVEDLPESVMPHQPVNAQGNREQELRAVLSACQGNISEAARRLGIDRSTLHRQMKRYGIGRLH comes from the coding sequence ATGCAATTTGCTGATCACATCAGGGAAATCGAAAACGTCGGGCATGGCGCAAATACCGGACGTGATGACGTTGTTGTCGAGTCATGGCGGCGATGTCTGGAAGAGTACCGCCTTGATCCTGCCAAGGCACGCGAGGCGGTCATCGTCTCTGAGACGCGCCTGCGGGAACATCGCCAGCAGGCCGAGGATCTCGTCCACATCGCAAGATCTGGCCTGGAAAGGCTCTACCGTCAGGTCGCAGAGCAAAATTACGTTCTGCTTCTTTCTGATCGTCAGGGTGTCACTGTCGAGTTTTTGGGAGATCCGTCGTTCAATAACAATCTGCGAAAGGCAGGTCTTTATCTAGGCGCAGAATGGTCCGAGCCGCGTGCAGGAACCTGTGCAGTCGGAGCGTGCATCGCAACAGGCGAAGCGCTGACAATCCATCAGTCGGATCACTTCGACATGACACATACGCCTCTCTCATGCACAGCAGCGCCGATTTACGACATGCACGGATCGCTGGCCGCGGTTTTAGACATCTCGCTTCTGAGTTCACCGATCCTCAAGGCGAGCCAGAACATGGCGCGCCATCTCGTTTCGTCTACCGTCCGGCGTATCGAACTTGCGAACCTTATGGCGCATAGCCGCCACGACCTTGTCTTGCGGTTTGCTGGCGCACCGGAATTCCTCGATGTGGACCCTGAGGCGGCAATCTCGTTGGACGGCGGTGGGCTCATCACCGGCATGACGCACGGCGGGGCCCGTATCCTGGCGTCGTCATGCGGTCTTGACTGGAGAAACATCGACGCGCTGATCGGGCAACCGGTGTCTCGATTTTTCGAAGCGGAGGTCGACGACCTCGCATCCCTGACCAGAAGCCGCTTGCCGCAGGACAGACGCATCGCTGTCCGCGATGGTTCAACGCTTTACGTGCATGCGATCGAACCGCAACAGCGCCCCATTGGCATCAAAATTCGGCGGGGTGTGCCGCATTTGTCCGCCATGGACCGCCTCGGTGGTCAGACACCAGACATCGAGACGCTGCGCCGCAAGGTGAGAAAGCTCGCACCAACAGCTTTGCCAATCCTGATTCAGGGAGAAACAGGAACCGGCAAAGAACATCTTGCTCGCATCGTGCACGAGGCAAGCGGTGTCACTGGCCGTTTTGTGGCTGTCAATTGTGCAGCAATCCCCGAACAATTGATCGAAAGTGAGCTGTTCGGATATCTGCCAGGCGCGTTTACCGGGGCGCTTGCAAAAGGACGAAAAGGTTTGATCGAGGAGGCGGAGGGCGGAACCCTTTTCCTGGACGAAATTGGTGACATGCCGCTTGCTGCGCAGAGCCGGCTTCTGCGTGTTCTGGCCGAAGGCGAGGTGCTACCGGTCGGTGGGTTGGTCGCCAGGAAGGTCGATTTCCGTGTGATGTCGGCGTCTCACAGGCCATTAGCGGATATGATCGCGGATGGCCGTTTTCGGAGCGATCTTTATTACCGGCTGAACACGGCACTTCTCACCCTCCCATCGCTCCGCGAGCGGAGCGATTTCCATTGGGTAGTTAAACGCTTGCTGGAAAAACATGCGCCCGGACGAGGACCGCTCTCCCTGTCGAGCGACGCGGAGACGGTGCTTTCTGCCTATCAGTGGCCGGGTAATATCCGTGAACTCGACAACGTCATAGCATTTGCAGGGGCAATTTGTGAAAATGGTGTAATCGAGGTGGAAGATCTCCCCGAAAGCGTCATGCCGCATCAACCGGTGAATGCACAGGGCAACCGCGAGCAGGAACTGCGGGCAGTGTTGTCGGCCTGCCAAGGCAATATTTCTGAGGCTGCACGCCGCCTCGGCATCGATCGTTCAACGCTTCATCGGCAAATGAAGCGGTACGGTATTGGAAGGCTCCACTGA
- a CDS encoding NAD(P)/FAD-dependent oxidoreductase, whose amino-acid sequence MLDVSPATKIDAVLSKLSEALERGDVEAAVNLFQDECYWRDLVTFTWNLKTMEGRPQVRDMLQSQLSRIKPRNFVQDTNEAAGDAGGVTDGWFEFETATTRGYGHIRLKNGLIWTLLTTMSEIKGHEEPKGLRRPMGAEHGHGKNRTNWKEKREKETEELGYKTQPYVVIIGGGQGGIALGARLRQLGVPAIIIEKNERPGDSWRKRYKSLCLHDPVWYDHLPYIPFPENWPVFTPKDKVGDWLEMYTKVMELNYWGSTTCKSATYDDAAREWTVVVERNGEDVVLRPKQLVLATGMSGKANVPKIPGQDLFKGEQQHSSQHPGPDAYAGKKVVVIGSNNSAHDICAALWEAGADVTMLQRSSTHIVRSDSLMEIGLGDLYSERAVAAGMTTRKADLIFASLPYRIMHEFQIPLYDRMREKDADFYAALEKAGFMLDWGADGSGLFMKYLRRGSGYYIDVGACDLVIDGSIKLKSGSDVSHLTEDAVVLKDGSELKADLVVYATGYGSMNGWAADLISKEVADKVGKCWGLGSDTPKDPGPWEGEQRNMWKPTQQDALWFHGGNLHQSRHYSQYLSLQLKARQVGLDTPVYGLQQRHHLS is encoded by the coding sequence ATGCTTGACGTTAGCCCTGCGACAAAAATCGATGCCGTACTTTCCAAGTTGAGTGAGGCCCTGGAAAGAGGAGATGTCGAAGCCGCCGTCAACCTCTTTCAGGATGAGTGCTACTGGCGCGATCTCGTGACGTTCACCTGGAACCTGAAAACCATGGAAGGACGCCCGCAGGTCAGGGACATGCTGCAAAGCCAGCTGTCTCGTATCAAACCTCGCAATTTCGTACAGGATACCAACGAAGCCGCAGGTGACGCAGGCGGCGTTACGGATGGCTGGTTCGAGTTCGAAACGGCGACGACACGTGGTTACGGTCATATTCGTCTGAAAAACGGCCTGATCTGGACGTTGCTGACGACGATGAGCGAAATCAAAGGACATGAAGAACCAAAGGGGCTTCGCCGTCCGATGGGGGCGGAACATGGTCATGGCAAAAACCGGACGAACTGGAAGGAAAAGCGCGAGAAGGAAACCGAAGAACTTGGTTACAAGACGCAGCCCTATGTTGTGATCATTGGCGGCGGACAGGGTGGTATTGCTCTCGGCGCCCGGCTTCGCCAATTGGGTGTCCCGGCGATCATCATCGAAAAGAACGAGCGGCCAGGAGATAGCTGGCGCAAGCGATACAAATCACTCTGCCTGCATGATCCGGTCTGGTACGACCATCTCCCCTATATTCCCTTCCCGGAAAACTGGCCAGTTTTTACCCCGAAGGACAAGGTCGGCGACTGGCTGGAAATGTATACGAAGGTTATGGAGCTCAACTATTGGGGCTCAACGACCTGCAAATCGGCTACCTACGATGACGCCGCAAGGGAATGGACGGTTGTCGTCGAGCGAAACGGCGAGGACGTCGTGCTGCGGCCGAAGCAACTGGTGCTTGCCACCGGCATGTCGGGCAAGGCTAATGTTCCAAAGATACCTGGGCAGGATCTCTTCAAGGGCGAGCAACAGCATTCGTCACAGCATCCTGGACCAGACGCATATGCCGGCAAGAAGGTCGTCGTCATCGGCTCGAACAACTCCGCCCACGATATCTGCGCGGCACTGTGGGAGGCTGGAGCCGATGTCACGATGTTGCAGAGGTCTTCAACACATATTGTCCGTTCAGATTCCCTGATGGAAATCGGGTTGGGTGATCTCTATTCGGAACGGGCGGTTGCCGCGGGGATGACGACGAGGAAAGCCGACCTGATTTTCGCTTCGCTGCCCTACCGGATCATGCATGAGTTTCAGATACCGCTTTACGATCGGATGCGTGAGAAAGACGCCGATTTTTATGCGGCACTCGAGAAAGCAGGCTTCATGCTGGATTGGGGTGCTGACGGCTCCGGTCTCTTCATGAAATATCTGAGGCGCGGGTCAGGCTATTACATCGACGTCGGCGCCTGCGATCTTGTCATCGACGGCTCAATCAAACTGAAGTCCGGTTCAGACGTATCACATCTCACGGAAGATGCGGTTGTGTTGAAAGATGGCAGCGAGCTCAAGGCAGACCTCGTGGTCTACGCGACCGGCTATGGTTCCATGAATGGCTGGGCCGCCGACCTCATTTCCAAGGAGGTTGCCGACAAGGTTGGAAAGTGCTGGGGGCTTGGCTCCGACACGCCAAAAGACCCGGGACCATGGGAGGGCGAGCAGCGCAATATGTGGAAGCCGACCCAGCAGGATGCCCTCTGGTTCCACGGCGGAAATCTCCACCAGTCGCGCCATTACTCCCAATACTTGTCCCTCCAGCTCAAGGCACGTCAGGTGGGGCTCGATACCCCCGTCTACGGCTTGCAACAACGCCATCATCTGAGCTGA